Sequence from the Streptomyces peucetius genome:
CCAGCGAGGCACGGGCCCCGTCGGCGGCCCGTACCGCCGCGTCGACCTCGCGGGCACCGGCTTCGTCCGCGACCCGTTCGCGCTGCACTCCCGTGCGCGGGTCGATGCTCCATACAGGTGTTGCTGTCACTGCGTCGGCCTCCCGGATGACCAGCTGTTCGAGATTTCGTGCTGCGTCCCTTATTTCGAACCTCTCCAGGCTATGCTCCTCGAAGAAAGGCGGTCAAGGGCGCTCGCGCCCCATTGACATGCGACGACCTCCATCCTTACTGTCGCGGCAGAATTTCGAACATGTGTCGAGATATCGAACATGACAGGAGCAACTGCCTTGCGCATCACGGGAATCAGCACACATGTGATCGGAACCCCTTGGCGGAACCTCACCTACGTGCAGATCCACACCGACGAGGGGCTCACCGGCATCGGGGAGACCCGCATGCTGGGCCACACCGACGCCCTCATCGGTTATCTGCGCGAGGCGGAGGCGAACCACATCGCGGGCTCCGACCCGTTCGCCGTCGAGGACCTGGTGCGCCGCATGAAGTACGGCGACTACGGCCGGGCCGGCGAGATCGTCATGTCGGGCATCGCCTGCGTGGAGATGGCCTGCTGGGACATCAAGGGCAAGGCCCTCGGAGTGCCGGTCTGGCAGCTGCTCGGCGGCAAGGTCCACGACCGGGTCAAGGCGTACGCGAACGGCTGGTACACCACCGAGCGGACCCCGGAGGCGTACCACAAGGCCGCCCGCGCGGTGATGGAGCGCGGCTACCGGGCCCTGAAGATCGACCCGTTCGGCACGGGCCACTACGAGCTGTCGCACGAGGAGACGCTGTACTCGGTGTCGCTGATCGAGGCGGTCCGGGACGCGATCGGCCCCGATGCCGAGCTGATGCTGGAGATGCACGGCCGCTTCTCCCCGTCCACCGCCGTGCGGCTGGCGGGCGAGCTCGCCCCGTACCGGCCGGCCTGGCTCGAGGAGCCCGTGCCGCCGGAGAATCTCAAGGCGCTCACGAAGGTTGCCGGGAAGGTCGACATGCCGATCGCCACCGGCGAACGCATCCACGACCGCATCGAGTTCCGTGAGCTGTTCGAGTCGCAGGCGGCCGACATCCTCCAGCCGGACGTCGGCCACATCGGCGGCATCCTGGAGACCCGCAAGCTCGCCGCCACGGCCGAGACCCACTACATGCTCGTGGCACCGCACAACGTCGGCGGACCCGTTCTGACGGCCGCGTCGCTCCAGGTCGGCTTCTCCACGCCGAACTTCAAGATCCTCGAGCACTTCAACGACTTCGCCGACGCCGAGATCAAGAAGGTCGTCAAGGGGGCGCCGCAGGTCGTGGACGGCTACTTCGAGCTGTCCCACGCACCGGGGCTCGGGGTCGAGCTGGACACCGACGCCGCGGCGGAATTCCCGCAGCAGCAGGCCAGGTTCGACCTGTGGGCCGAGGGCTGGGAGAAGCGCGACCCGACGGGGAAGCAGGCATGACCGCCGGCGGGGCGGACCACCCGTCCCGGGAGATCGTCCTCGACGGTCCCGGCCGGTTCCGGCAGGCGCGGCACACCCCGCGCCCGCCGGGCCCCGGCGAGGCACAGGTCCGTGTCGCGGCGGTCGGCATCTGCGGCAGTGACCGGGAGGTGTTCCAGGGCACCCGGCCGGAGGGCTACGTCCGCTACCCCGTCGTACCGGGACACGAGTGGTCGGGCACCGTGGCGGCCGTCGGTGACGGTGTACCCGGCTCCCTCGTCGGCCGGAAGGTCGTTGGCGAGGGCTTCCGCAACTGCCAGGTCTGCGACCGCTGCCACGCGGGCGAGACCACACTGTGCGGCGCCGGTTACGAGGAGACCGGGTTCACCCGGCCCGGGGCGATGGCCTCGACCCTCACCCTCCCGGCCCGGCTGCTGCACCTGCTGCCGGACGACGCCGATCCGGCGGCCGCCGCCCTGCTCGAGCCGGCGGCGTGTGTCGCCGCCGCGGCGCTCAAGGCGGACGTCCGCCCCGGTGAGCGCGTGGCCGTCGTGGGCACCGGCACGCTGGGCATGCTCGCCGCGCAGCTCCTCCACGCCTGCTCCCCCGCCGAGTTGCTGATGGTGGGCACCCGGCCCGACCGGGCCGAAACGGCCCGGTCCTTCGGAGCGACGGACTACCGCACGGTGGAAGAAGAGCCTCTGCCGGGCGGGGTCGACGTCGTCGTCGAGGCCGCCGGGTCGGCGTCGGCCGCCCGGGCTTCGGCCGCGCTGCTGCGGCGCGGCGGCCGGCTGGTGCTCACCGGTATTCCCGCGCCCGGCGCCGTCGGGCTGGACCCGACCGATCTCGTGGTGCGCCAGCTGGAGGTGCGGACCGTTTTCGGCGCGCCGCCGGCCGCCTGGGCCCACGCCGTGCGCGCCTTCGCCGCCGGGCTGCTCACCCCACTGCCGCTGGTCACCCATGAGCTGACGCTCGACGAGTTCGAGCACGCCATGGACCTGGTGGGCTCCGGCGACCCCGCGGTCGGCAAGGTGCTGCTGCGCCCCTGAGGACACCCACATGAGGGCCGGGCGGCGATCTGCGCCGCACCGGCCCGCATGCACGACTACGAACTCGAACGACATTCGGTATTTCGAACAGACCGACACCCCTCATCAGTCAGCCGGAGGAGATCCATGTCCCCGTCCTCACCCCCGCGCCGCCCCGGCGAGCCCGCCATGACCGCTCTCGGCTTCGGCGGCGCGACCCTCGACCCCGCCGACGCCTCCCCGCACACCTTTCCCGACGGCGGCCGCTGGCGGGTGGAGATCCCGTCCGTCGAGGGACCGGAGGCGCTGGCCGCCGTGCTCAAGGAATCGACCCGGCTCGACCTTCCCGTGCACCGCATCAGCCAGGGCAGCGGCGTCTGGATGCTCAGCGACGACGAGATCACCGAGATGGTGGAGGCGACGGCCGAACGGGACATCGAGCTCTGCCTGTTCACCGGCCCGCGCGGCACCTGGGACATCGGGGCCTCCGCCCGTACCGACTCCCGCGGCGGCGGTCTGCGTGCCCGTGGGCACGACGCGGTCGCCGGCTGTGTGGAGGACGCCCTGCGCGCCACGGAACTCGGCGTCCGCTGCCTGCTGGTGGCCGACGAGGGGGTGCTGTGGACACTGCACCGGGCCCGGGTCCGGGGTCTGCTGCCCGCTGACACCACCCTGAAGGTCTCGGCGCTCATCGGCCCGGTCAACCCGGCGGCGTACGCCGTGTACGAGCGCCTCGGCGCCGATTCCCTCAACGTGCCCAGCGATCTGACGCCCGCCCACCTCACCGAGATCCGCCGGATCAGCCGTGCCCCGATGGACATGTACGTGGAGGCACCGGACGACCTCGGCGGCTACGTCCGGATGTACGAGATCGCCGAGCTGATCCGGCGCGGCGCTCCCCTCTACCTCAAGTT
This genomic interval carries:
- a CDS encoding zinc-dependent alcohol dehydrogenase, with protein sequence MTAGGADHPSREIVLDGPGRFRQARHTPRPPGPGEAQVRVAAVGICGSDREVFQGTRPEGYVRYPVVPGHEWSGTVAAVGDGVPGSLVGRKVVGEGFRNCQVCDRCHAGETTLCGAGYEETGFTRPGAMASTLTLPARLLHLLPDDADPAAAALLEPAACVAAAALKADVRPGERVAVVGTGTLGMLAAQLLHACSPAELLMVGTRPDRAETARSFGATDYRTVEEEPLPGGVDVVVEAAGSASAARASAALLRRGGRLVLTGIPAPGAVGLDPTDLVVRQLEVRTVFGAPPAAWAHAVRAFAAGLLTPLPLVTHELTLDEFEHAMDLVGSGDPAVGKVLLRP
- a CDS encoding mandelate racemase/muconate lactonizing enzyme family protein encodes the protein MRITGISTHVIGTPWRNLTYVQIHTDEGLTGIGETRMLGHTDALIGYLREAEANHIAGSDPFAVEDLVRRMKYGDYGRAGEIVMSGIACVEMACWDIKGKALGVPVWQLLGGKVHDRVKAYANGWYTTERTPEAYHKAARAVMERGYRALKIDPFGTGHYELSHEETLYSVSLIEAVRDAIGPDAELMLEMHGRFSPSTAVRLAGELAPYRPAWLEEPVPPENLKALTKVAGKVDMPIATGERIHDRIEFRELFESQAADILQPDVGHIGGILETRKLAATAETHYMLVAPHNVGGPVLTAASLQVGFSTPNFKILEHFNDFADAEIKKVVKGAPQVVDGYFELSHAPGLGVELDTDAAAEFPQQQARFDLWAEGWEKRDPTGKQA